The DNA window AGCCAGATCGAGCGCGCAGTTGAGGGCGGTCTGACCACCCATGGTGGGCAGCAATGCGTCCGGCCGTTCGATCTCGATCACCTTCTCGATCATCTGCCAGGTGATGGGTTCGACGTAGGTGACGTCCGCCATCTCCGGGTCGGTCATGATGGTCGCCGGATTGGAATTGACCAGGATGACCCGATAACCCTCCTCGCGCAGCGCCTTGCAAGCCTGGGCGCCGGAATAGTCGAACTCGCACGCCTGGCCGATCACGATGGGACCGGCGCCGATGATCAGGATGCTCTCGATGTCAGTGCGCTTGGGCATCCAACCGACTCTCACAACCGAGACACAGAGGCACAGAGTGGATCGAAAAGCGAAGGACAAAGGCACAAGGAAAAAACACCCCGTCGCGACCAGGAATCCGCACAGGCGCTACCTGCCTGCGACGGACCGGGCGCTCCTTGCATGCGGCGGTTCACTTTTCCGAGCTTCTCCATGTCTCTTGCATGTGTGGTTCTCGCCTATCTGTGCGGCTTGTGCTCGTCCATCAGCCTCACGAAACGATCGAACAGATAGTCCACATCGTGCGGTCCGGGGCTTGCTTCCGGATGGCCCTGAAAGCAGAAGGCGGGCTTGTCGGTGCGCGCGAAGCCCTGCAGGCTGCCGTCGAACAGCGACACGTGCGTCACGCGCGCCTGCGGCGGCAGGCTCGCCGCGTCGACCGCGAAGCCGTGGTTCTGGCTGGTGATCACCACGCGCCCGGTATCGAGGTCATGCACCGGATGGTTCGCGCCGTGATGTCCGAACTTCATCTTCAGCGTGCGCGCTCCGCTCGCCAGTCCGAGCAGTTGATGTCCCAAGCAGATGCCGAAGACCGGCATGTTCACGTCGAGCAGCTTGCGAATCGCCCGCACCGCGTAGTCGCAGGGTTCGGGGTCGCCGGGGCCGTTGGACAGGAACACGCCGTCTGGCTTCATTGCCAGCACCTCGTCGACCGGAGTCTGCGCGGGCACCACCGTGACGCGGCAGCCGCGCGCGGCCAGCTTGCGCAGAATGTTGCGCTTGACCCCGTAGTCATAGGCCACCACATGGCGCGTGGCGACGTCGCCTTTGCCGTAGCCTTGACCGAGCGCCCACTCGGTTTCGCTCCACTCGTAGGGCTTGCCGCAGCTGACCACTCTGGCGAGATCCATTCCCGAAAGCCCGGGAAAGGCTCGGGCCTGCGCCAGGGCGAATGCCTCGTCGATCCTGCCGGCCATGAGGCAGCCGTTCTGCGCCCCCCGGTCGCGCAGAAGGCGGGTCAGCCTGCGCGTGTCGATGCCGGCGATGGCGGGCACGCCCTGAGCGCGCAGGTACTCGGCAAGATCGGCGCTCCTGCGGAAGTTGCTGGCCCGCACCGGCGGCTCGCGGATCACCAGCCCCGATGCATAGATCCTGTCCGATTCCACGTCCTCCGCGTTCACGCCGGTGTTGCCGATGTGCGGATAGGTGAGCGTGACGATCTGCCGGCAGTAGGAAGGATCGGTCAGTATTTCCTGGTAGCCGGTCATCGCGGTGTTGAACACCACTTCGCCGACCATGTGGGTCGCCGCCCCGAACGACGCGCCCCGGAAAACCGTGCCGTCCGCGAGGACCAAGACGGCAGGCTCCTGATTGAGGGCGGACACGAAAACTCCCGGCGTGCGATTGGACGACCAGATACGGAAAGCGGGAGGGGCGCACCCCTCCCGCTCGGCAAACTATGAAATTATAGCCGCCGCCCGCGCGCGCTTCAACGCCGGGGCTTCTGGCTCGCGCTGCTGCAGGGCGCGAACATCCGCGTGTCCCGCGGCCGCAGTCTTTTCCTGCTCAATGCACCAACGGGCTAGCGAAGCCCCAAGA is part of the Burkholderiales bacterium genome and encodes:
- the carA gene encoding glutamine-hydrolyzing carbamoyl-phosphate synthase small subunit, with product MSALNQEPAVLVLADGTVFRGASFGAATHMVGEVVFNTAMTGYQEILTDPSYCRQIVTLTYPHIGNTGVNAEDVESDRIYASGLVIREPPVRASNFRRSADLAEYLRAQGVPAIAGIDTRRLTRLLRDRGAQNGCLMAGRIDEAFALAQARAFPGLSGMDLARVVSCGKPYEWSETEWALGQGYGKGDVATRHVVAYDYGVKRNILRKLAARGCRVTVVPAQTPVDEVLAMKPDGVFLSNGPGDPEPCDYAVRAIRKLLDVNMPVFGICLGHQLLGLASGARTLKMKFGHHGANHPVHDLDTGRVVITSQNHGFAVDAASLPPQARVTHVSLFDGSLQGFARTDKPAFCFQGHPEASPGPHDVDYLFDRFVRLMDEHKPHR